The following are encoded together in the Conger conger chromosome 11, fConCon1.1, whole genome shotgun sequence genome:
- the fgf17 gene encoding fibroblast growth factor 17: protein MYAINQRCIYISFHFFVLWCHAQGENHPSPNFNQYVREQGAVTDQLSRRQVRVYQLYSRTSGKHVQIQGKKVTATAEDGNVFARLFVETDTFGSRVRIRGAETGRYLCMNRKGKLVGKPNGRSRDCIFTEIVLENNYTAFQNAKYEGWYVAFTRKGRPIKASKTRQNQREVHFIKRLHKGPLPFPNTDRPRHFEFISFPPTRRAKRNRKARTSP, encoded by the exons ATCTTTTCATTTCTTCGTGCTGTGGTGTCATGCGCAG ggggagAATCACCCGTCTCCTAATTTTAACCAGTATGTGAGGGAGCAGGGCGCAGTGACGGACCAGCTCAGCCGACGACAAGTCAGGGTCTACCAGCTATACAGCAGGACCAGCGGCAAGCACGTCCAGATTCAAGGCAAGAAGGTCACCGCTACTGCAGAAGATGGCAACGTTTTCG CGAGGCTCTTTGTAGAGACGGACACATTTGGCAGTCGAGTGCGGATTCGAGGGGCAGAGACTGGACGCTACCTCTGTATGAACCGGAAGGGGAAGTTGGTTGGAAAG CCCAACGGGAGAAGCAGAGACTGTATCTTCACAGAGATAGTCCTGGAGAACAACTACACGGCCTTCCAAAATGCCAAATACGAGGGCTGGTACGTGGCCTTCACCAGGAAAGGAAGGCCCATCAAAGCCtcaaaaaccaggcagaatcAGAGAGAGGTCCATTTCATCAAGAGGCTCCACAAAGGCCCACTGCCCTTCCCCAACACAGACAGACCCCGACACTTTGAGTTCATCAGTTTTCCACCAACACGCCGAGCCAAACGCAACAGGAAGGCACGGACTTCTCCTTAA
- the LOC133140654 gene encoding dematin-like isoform X1: MMQKQQTRTSPGSVSSSRGPSVPGSPAVTIVAKMDNQVIGYKDLAAIPKDKAILDIERPDLMIYEPHFNYSSLERSELPRSRERSMSPRSISPPPSPETFASKEPRDWPEQKSPGGSSLESTAQPHKISSSSKGPILHFHRPDNGTNIYKKPPIYKQDVSASVPHGKHIEDLIIESSKFPAAQPPDPTLPSKIETDYWPCPPSLAVVETEWRKKAASQRRAEGGGNEEDEEYDDGDLSEDMSRLRQLQRQELNKIQSNLGKLILKEEIENSVPIRRKTRSLPDRTPMHLGSSSRASKSVSLPACSRTGLSRLDSAEFSPDSEKEGTGLQVGELICSTYFFIFNQLFQ; the protein is encoded by the exons ATGATGCAGAAG CAGCAGACCCGGACTTCCCCCGGCAGTGTGAGCTCCTCCCGGGGGCCCAGTGTCCCTGGCTCCCCTGCTGTCACCATTGTG GCAAAAATGGACAATCAGGTCATAGGTTACAAGGATTTGGCAGCCATCCCCAAAGACAAAGCCATACTCGACATTGAGCGGCCAGATTTAATGATCTATGAACCCCACTTCAACTACTCCTCCCTCGAAAGATCTGAGTTGCCAAGGAGTCGAGAG AGATCAATGTCGCCCCGCTCcatctcacccccaccctcccctgag ACTTTTGCCAGCAAGGAGCCCAGGGACTGGCCCGAGCAGAAGTCCCCTGGGGGGTCTTCACTGGAGTCCACAGCTCAACCCCACAAAATCAGCAGCTCTTCCAAGGGCCCCATACTGCACTTTCACAGGCCTG acAACGGGACCAACATTTATAAAAAGCCTCCAATTTACAAACAAG ATGTCTCTGCGTCGGTCCCGCACGGAAAACACATAGAGGATCTCATCATTGAGTCTTCCAAATTTCCTGCTGCCCAGCCACCTGATCCTACCCTGCCCTCCAAGATCGAGACAGACTACTGGCCCTGCCCGCCCTCCCTGGCTGTCGTGG AGACGGAGTGGAGGAAGAAGGCCGCCTCGCAGAGGAGAGCGGAGGGGGGCGGGAACGAGGAGGATGAAGAGTATGATGACGGAGATTTGTCTGAGGACATGTCAAGATTGAGGCAGCTTCAGAGACAGGAGCTCAACAAG ATCCAATCCAACTTGGGAAAATTGATCCTGAAGGAGGAAATTGAGAATTCGGTCCCCATTCGCAGGAAAACCCGCTCACTGCCGGATAGAACACCCATGCACCTGG GATCGTCTTCAAGGGCCTCCAAAtcggtctctctcccagcatgcagcaggACTGGCCTCAGCAGG CTGGATTCGGCTGAGTTCTCTCCTGACAGTGAGAAGGAAGGAACAG GTCTCCAGGTAGGAGAGCTCATATGCAGTACATACTTCTTCATCTTCAACCAGTTATTTCAGTaa
- the LOC133140654 gene encoding dematin-like isoform X2 — protein MMQKQTRTSPGSVSSSRGPSVPGSPAVTIVAKMDNQVIGYKDLAAIPKDKAILDIERPDLMIYEPHFNYSSLERSELPRSRERSMSPRSISPPPSPETFASKEPRDWPEQKSPGGSSLESTAQPHKISSSSKGPILHFHRPDNGTNIYKKPPIYKQDVSASVPHGKHIEDLIIESSKFPAAQPPDPTLPSKIETDYWPCPPSLAVVETEWRKKAASQRRAEGGGNEEDEEYDDGDLSEDMSRLRQLQRQELNKIQSNLGKLILKEEIENSVPIRRKTRSLPDRTPMHLGSSSRASKSVSLPACSRTGLSRLDSAEFSPDSEKEGTGLQVGELICSTYFFIFNQLFQ, from the exons ATGATGCAGAAG CAGACCCGGACTTCCCCCGGCAGTGTGAGCTCCTCCCGGGGGCCCAGTGTCCCTGGCTCCCCTGCTGTCACCATTGTG GCAAAAATGGACAATCAGGTCATAGGTTACAAGGATTTGGCAGCCATCCCCAAAGACAAAGCCATACTCGACATTGAGCGGCCAGATTTAATGATCTATGAACCCCACTTCAACTACTCCTCCCTCGAAAGATCTGAGTTGCCAAGGAGTCGAGAG AGATCAATGTCGCCCCGCTCcatctcacccccaccctcccctgag ACTTTTGCCAGCAAGGAGCCCAGGGACTGGCCCGAGCAGAAGTCCCCTGGGGGGTCTTCACTGGAGTCCACAGCTCAACCCCACAAAATCAGCAGCTCTTCCAAGGGCCCCATACTGCACTTTCACAGGCCTG acAACGGGACCAACATTTATAAAAAGCCTCCAATTTACAAACAAG ATGTCTCTGCGTCGGTCCCGCACGGAAAACACATAGAGGATCTCATCATTGAGTCTTCCAAATTTCCTGCTGCCCAGCCACCTGATCCTACCCTGCCCTCCAAGATCGAGACAGACTACTGGCCCTGCCCGCCCTCCCTGGCTGTCGTGG AGACGGAGTGGAGGAAGAAGGCCGCCTCGCAGAGGAGAGCGGAGGGGGGCGGGAACGAGGAGGATGAAGAGTATGATGACGGAGATTTGTCTGAGGACATGTCAAGATTGAGGCAGCTTCAGAGACAGGAGCTCAACAAG ATCCAATCCAACTTGGGAAAATTGATCCTGAAGGAGGAAATTGAGAATTCGGTCCCCATTCGCAGGAAAACCCGCTCACTGCCGGATAGAACACCCATGCACCTGG GATCGTCTTCAAGGGCCTCCAAAtcggtctctctcccagcatgcagcaggACTGGCCTCAGCAGG CTGGATTCGGCTGAGTTCTCTCCTGACAGTGAGAAGGAAGGAACAG GTCTCCAGGTAGGAGAGCTCATATGCAGTACATACTTCTTCATCTTCAACCAGTTATTTCAGTaa
- the LOC133140654 gene encoding dematin-like isoform X3, with amino-acid sequence MMQKQQTRTSPGSVSSSRGPSVPGSPAVTIVAKMDNQVIGYKDLAAIPKDKAILDIERPDLMIYEPHFNYSSLERSELPRSRERSMSPRSISPPPSPETFASKEPRDWPEQKSPGGSSLESTAQPHKISSSSKGPILHFHRPDNGTNIYKKPPIYKQDVSASVPHGKHIEDLIIESSKFPAAQPPDPTLPSKIETDYWPCPPSLAVVETEWRKKAASQRRAEGGGNEEDEEYDDGDLSEDMSRLRQLQRQELNKIQSNLGKLILKEEIENSVPIRRKTRSLPDRTPMHLDIPMSVLPDYVM; translated from the exons ATGATGCAGAAG CAGCAGACCCGGACTTCCCCCGGCAGTGTGAGCTCCTCCCGGGGGCCCAGTGTCCCTGGCTCCCCTGCTGTCACCATTGTG GCAAAAATGGACAATCAGGTCATAGGTTACAAGGATTTGGCAGCCATCCCCAAAGACAAAGCCATACTCGACATTGAGCGGCCAGATTTAATGATCTATGAACCCCACTTCAACTACTCCTCCCTCGAAAGATCTGAGTTGCCAAGGAGTCGAGAG AGATCAATGTCGCCCCGCTCcatctcacccccaccctcccctgag ACTTTTGCCAGCAAGGAGCCCAGGGACTGGCCCGAGCAGAAGTCCCCTGGGGGGTCTTCACTGGAGTCCACAGCTCAACCCCACAAAATCAGCAGCTCTTCCAAGGGCCCCATACTGCACTTTCACAGGCCTG acAACGGGACCAACATTTATAAAAAGCCTCCAATTTACAAACAAG ATGTCTCTGCGTCGGTCCCGCACGGAAAACACATAGAGGATCTCATCATTGAGTCTTCCAAATTTCCTGCTGCCCAGCCACCTGATCCTACCCTGCCCTCCAAGATCGAGACAGACTACTGGCCCTGCCCGCCCTCCCTGGCTGTCGTGG AGACGGAGTGGAGGAAGAAGGCCGCCTCGCAGAGGAGAGCGGAGGGGGGCGGGAACGAGGAGGATGAAGAGTATGATGACGGAGATTTGTCTGAGGACATGTCAAGATTGAGGCAGCTTCAGAGACAGGAGCTCAACAAG ATCCAATCCAACTTGGGAAAATTGATCCTGAAGGAGGAAATTGAGAATTCGGTCCCCATTCGCAGGAAAACCCGCTCACTGCCGGATAGAACACCCATGCACCTGG ACATCCCCATGTCCGTTCTGCCAGACTATGTCATGTGA